In Phaeobacter porticola, one DNA window encodes the following:
- a CDS encoding metal-binding protein ZinT: MLHAILNRSDIIAIAALVAISTQTIAQTTSNSATTHNHSHSHSHQASAPVLVDDADIQTRNLSDWAGDWQSAYPLLQDGTLDAVMEHKANNGKKTAKEYRAYYEAGYKTDVERILIDGSRVTFFRNGQPVQGQYANDGYEILTYASGNQGVRFIFEKSGGDATAPQFIQFSDHEIIPTKVDHYHLYWGDDRAELLTEVTNWPTYFLAELSGTEIAAGMIAH, from the coding sequence ATGCTACACGCAATCCTCAACCGATCTGACATCATCGCAATTGCTGCGTTGGTCGCAATTTCAACGCAGACCATAGCGCAAACAACGTCGAATTCGGCCACGACCCACAACCATAGCCATAGCCATAGCCATCAGGCGAGCGCGCCCGTCCTCGTGGACGACGCAGACATTCAAACCCGTAACCTGTCTGACTGGGCCGGAGACTGGCAATCTGCCTACCCGCTTTTGCAAGACGGCACTTTGGACGCCGTCATGGAGCATAAAGCGAACAACGGGAAGAAGACCGCCAAAGAATACCGTGCGTATTATGAGGCGGGCTACAAAACCGATGTGGAGCGCATATTAATCGACGGTTCCCGCGTGACATTCTTTCGAAACGGCCAGCCCGTTCAAGGTCAGTATGCGAACGACGGATATGAAATTCTAACCTATGCCTCTGGAAACCAGGGTGTGCGCTTCATCTTTGAAAAGTCTGGAGGCGATGCCACCGCGCCCCAGTTCATTCAGTTCAGCGACCATGAAATCATACCAACCAAAGTTGATCACTATCACCTTTATTGGGGCGATGACCGTGCTGAGTTGCTGACAGAAGTCACCAACTGGCCAACCTACTTTCTCGCAGAGTTGAGTGGGACAGAAATCGCAGCCGGAATGATTGCCCACTAA